In Alosa sapidissima isolate fAloSap1 chromosome 4, fAloSap1.pri, whole genome shotgun sequence, the following are encoded in one genomic region:
- the LOC121706372 gene encoding alpha-2-macroglobulin-like protein 1 — translation MALTRILIAGGLLLCLYTLCSSTATAEPSFLVTFPAQMRSASEAKLCASLQSPNETLHMSIYLTTGDEKKMLHQETSDTDFHRCVHFQAPSVNKDSVQSIKVEVQGRTSHWTSESRVKFRPKPDPVTFIQTDKPIYSPGQTVHFRVVTMDTEFIPLQQKYSLVTLQDHRGNTIGQWLNVSSERKMLQLSHALNPEATQGYYMLSVTGEQGTGSHQFQVKQYVLPKFDVTLNSPESVSVGAAEIRLQACAKYTFGAPVPGKATLSLCRETDIRGFGGDDVDPTQSVCWEELVEMDKSGCGCYVFYMATFTQQDLNQKLRDILIFKATVVEEGTGISRSEVKNIDLDFSLGKLSFVDTPNVIEDGAVMEGKIKATHYNDTGIAGRMVHLFKGPRWNAELLLNLTTDSVGVAQFSLNTAPFPGDFELFASLTTDTNTYRPYNTPYYDSASKSVSRLRTASPDSASSSSLAIIDDKIDDALQCGKDVPITIKYTFTGETFNADSVDVIYMVLSRGQIVHHGFAEASVKGSPPVTLGEVSFQLSVSAEMAPSVQVLAYCVLPSETVLADSKTFSTEKCFINKVSVQFFPPKAVPGEKSSLQLSAQPGSLCGLSAVDQSIFILEPGKRLNADKVFDLFPPMDSFVDYEVEDPVECLKVRPRRSLYYPPGLSATDAFAAFQRLGLKAVTNLVLRTPDCLLYRGETYHKGFGYPYPKVAFGVAGNAAPDAPVPESVGVTVRTIFPETWIWDLAEVGGSGETQVPLTVPDTITTWEMEAFCLSPQGFGLAPPVQLTVFQPFFLELSLPYSIIRGETFELKATVFNYLPKCIMVTVTPTPSSDFTLTPSSDGQYSSCLCADGRKTFKWTLVPSVLGEMSVTVSAAAEPSRTLCGNEVVTVPERGRVDAVTRSLKVKAEGTEKARSFSWLLCPKGGALTEEVELTLPGDVVKGSARASVSVLGDILGRALKNIDSLLQMPYGCGEQNMAVLSPNIYILQYLQNTGQLTADIKEKATNFLKSGYQRQLNYKHPNGAYSTFGTGDGNTWLTAFVLRSFGKAKSFVYIDPKVITDASTWLGGNLRPDGVFNMQGKLFNNRMKGGVSDDVTITAYIAASMLELNMSTVTQETMRFLKSSASDRSNTYTTALLAYTFSLAGEADLRAELLKHLDSVATSAGSLLHWSQSSSEQADSLAVETSAYVLLAVLTKPALTAADLGYASRIVNWLVKQQNPYGGFSSTQDTVVALQALALYATKVFSPHGSGTVTVRSAGGDTHQFDVNQHNTLLYQERALRHVPGKYSVDVKGSACASVGVALFYNIPTPSKHSTLSIKTQAKPLTEGQCNKADGQQAFSLHITVQYNGPLQSTNMVIIDVKILSGFTADAEKLQGSMFVDRVDRKDDHILVYLSEVRKDIPVDYELTIQQDLPVTNLKPAGVKVYDYYQTSDQAEAEYSSPCAGQGTAEGRGH, via the exons GTCGTTCCTGGTGACCTTCCCTGCCCAGATGAGGTCAGCATCCGAAGCCAAACTGTGTGCCAGCCTCCAGAGTCCTAACGAGACTCTGCACATGTCCATATATCTGACCACCGGAGACGAGAAGAAGATGCTGCACCAGGAGACGTCAGACACAGACTTCCACCGCTGCGTCCACTTCCAG GCCCCATCGGTAAATAAAGACTCTGTGCAGAGTATCAAAGTAGAGGTCCAAGGTCGTACATCTCACTGGACTTCAGAGAGTCGGGTGAAGTTCAGGCCAAAACCTGATCCTGTGACCTTCATCCAGACAGATAAACCCATATACAGTCCAGGCCAAACAG TGCATTTCAGAGTGGTTACCATGGATACGGAATTCATTCCCCTTCAGCAGAAG TACAGCCTGGTGACACTTCAG GATCACCGTGGCAACACCATTGGCCAGTGGCTGAACGTGTCGTCGGAGCGTAAGATGCTGCAGCTGTCTCACGCCCTCAACCCAGAGGCTACCCAGGGCTACTACATGCTGTCTGTGACCGGAGAGCAGGGTACAGGGTCTCATCAGTTTCAAGTGAAACAATATg TTTTACCCAAGTTTGACGTGACTCTCAACAGCCCAGAGTCAGTGAGTGTGGGAGCAGCAGAGATCCGACTGCAAGCATGTGCCAA GTACACGTTTGGGGCGCCTGTGCCAGGGAAGGCTACTCTGTCTTTGTGTCGAGAGACGGATATCCGAGGATTTGGAGGCGATGACGTTGATCCCACACAATCAGTATGTTGGGAAGAACTGGTGGAG ATGGACAAGTCTGGCTGTGGCTGTTATGTATTCTATATGGCAACATTTACACAGCAAGACTTGAACCAAAAACTGAGGGATATTCTAATATTCAAGGCCACAGTAGTTGAAGAAGGAACAG GTATCAGTCGTTCAGAGGTCAAAAACATAGATTTGGACTTCTCTCTTGGGAAACTCTCCTTTGTTGATACACCAAACGTAATTGAGGACGGGGCAGTTATGGAGGGCAAG ATCAAAGCGACCCATTACAATGACACTGGCATCGCTGGGAGGATGGTCCATCTGTTCAAAGGTCCGAGATGGAATGCAGAACTTCTGCTGAACCTGACCACAGACTCCGTTGGAGTGGCCCAGTTCTCTCTCAACACAGCTCCTTTCCCAGGGGACTTTGAGCTCTTT GCCAGCCTAACTAcagacaccaacacatacaGACCATATAACACCCCATACTATGACTCGGCATCAAAGTCTGTGTCCAGATTAAGAACAGCATCTCCAGACTCGGCGTCCTCCAGCTCTCTGGCCATAATAGATGACAAAATAGATGATGCTCTTCAGTGTGGCAAAGACGTACCCATCACCATTAAGTACACCTTCACTGGGGAGACTTTCAACGCAGACTCTGTGGATGTCATTTATATG GTTTTATCAAGAGGACAGATTGTTCATCATGGTTTTGCTGAAGCTTCAGTGAAGGGTTCTCCACCAGTAACTCTGGGTGAGGTTTCCTTCCAGTTGTCCGTCAGTGCTGAGATGGCCCCCTCAGTGCAGGTCCTGGCCTACTGTGTCTTACCCAGTGAGACGGTTCTGGCTGACAGCAAAACCTTCTCAACGGAGAAGTGCTTCATAAACAAG GTGTCGGTGCAGTTCTTCCCCCCTAAAGCGGTTCCTGGAGAGAAGAGCTCCCTGCAGCTGTCCGCCCAGCCTGGCTCTCTCTGCGGCCTCAGCGCTGTGGATCAGAGCATCTTCATCCTGGAACCTGGGAAACGCCTGAACGCTGACAAG GTTTTTGATCTGTTCCCGCCGATGGACTCATTTGTGGATTATGAAGTTGAAGATCCAGTAGAGTGTCTGAAAGTGAGACCGCGGCGATCTTTGTACTATCCTCCGGGACTCTCTGCAACTGATGCCTTTGCAGCTTTCCAG AGGTTGGGGCTGAAGGCTGTAACTAACCTGGTTTTGCGGACACCAGACTGCTTACTGTACCGGGGGGAGACGTACCACAAGGGATTCG GGTATCCGTATCCCAAGGTGGCCTTTGGAGTTGCTGGAAATGCTGCACCAGATGCTCCAGTGCCGGAAAGTGTTGGTGTGACTGTTCGTACAATCTTCCCTGAGACGTGGATCTGGGACCTGGCAGAGGTCGG GGGGTCTGGAGAAACACAagtccctctcactgtccctgacACCATCACCACCTGGGAGATGGAGGCGTTCTGCCTGTCCCCCCAGGGCTTCGGTCTGGCCCCACCAGTTCAGCTCACAGTGTTCCAGCCCTTCTTCCTCGAGCTCTCCCTGCCCTACTCCATCATCCGTGGAGAGACCTTTGAGCTCAAAGCAACAGTTTTCAACTACCTGCCCAAGTGCATCATG GTCACAGTGACTCCAACCCCTTCATCAGACTTCACTCTGACCCCCTCCTCTGATGGCCAGTACTcctcctgtctgtgtgcagaTGGGAGAAAAACCTTCAAATGGACGCTAGTGCCCTCTGTACTCG GAGAGATGAGCGTGACTGTGAGTGCGGCCGCTGAGCCGTCTCGGACTCTGTGTGGCAATGAAGTGGTGACCGTCCCAGAGAGAGGCCGCGTAGACGCAGTCACTCGCTCCCTCAAGGTCAAG GCGGAAGGAACCGAGAAGGCAAGAAGTTTCAGCTGGCTCTTATGTCCAAAGG GGGGCGCCCTGACGGAGGAGGTGGAGCTGACACTCCCAGGGGATGTAGTTAAGGGATCAGCCAGagcctctgtgtctgtgctag GAGACATCTTAGGTCGTGCTCTGAAGAACATCGACAGCCTCCTGCAGATGCCTTATGGTTGTGGGGAGCAAAATATGGCCGTCCTCTCCCCAAATATCTACATTCTGCAGTACCTGCAGAACACTGGCCAGCTCACTGCAGACATTAAGGAGAAGGCCACCAACTTCCTCAAAAGCG GATACCAGAGGCAGCTGAACTATAAGCATCCTAATGGAGCATACAGCACGTTTGGAACAGGAGATGGAAACACATG GCTCACTGCATTTGTGTTGAGGTCGTTTGGAAAAGCAAAGTCCTTTGTCTACATTGATCCAAAAGTTATAACGGATGCGAGCACTTGGCTTGGAGGAAACCTTCGACCAGATGGTGTTTTCAATATGCAGGGGAAACTCTTCAACAACAGAATGAAG GGGGGTGTAAGCGATGATGTAACAATAACAGCTTACATCGCTGCATCAATGCTTGAGCTGAATATGAGCACTGTTACG CAAGAAACCATGAGGTTCCTGAAGTCCTCCGCCAGTGACCGCTCCAACACCTACACCACCGCTCTGCTGGCCTACACCTTCAGCCTCGCTGGGGAAGCAGACCTCCGAGCTGAGCTGCTGAAACACTTGGACAGCGTAGCGACCTCTGCTG GGAGTCTCCTGCACTGGTCTCAGTCCTCATCAGAGCAAGCTGATTCCCTGGCAGTGGAGACGAGTGCTTATGTGCTGTTAGCTGTTCTCACCAAACCCGCCCTGACGGCTGCAGACCTGGGCTATGCTTCCAGGATCGTCAACTGGCTGGTGAAGCAGCAGAATCCGTATGGAGGCTTCTCTTCCACACAG gACACGGTGGTGGCACTGCAGGCTCTGGCTCTGTATGCCACCAAGGTCTTCAGCCCACATGGCTCCGGCACAGTGACCGTGCGGTCAGCAGGGGGCGACACACACCAGTTTGATGTGAACCAGCACAACACACTGCTGTACCAGGAGAGGGCGCTGCGCCACGTTCCTGGGAAGTACAGCGTGGACGTGAAGGGCTCTGCATGCGCTTCTGTGGGG GTCGCTCTCTTCTACAACATCCCCACTCCCAGTAAACATTCAACCCTGAGCATTAAGACTCAAGCCAAGCCTCTGACTGAGGGACAGTGCAACAAGGCCGATGGGCAACAGGCCTTCAGCCTCCACATCACagtcca ATATAACGGACCACTGCAGAGCACGAACATGGTGATAATAGATGTGAAAATCTTATCTGGCTTCACTGCTGACGCTGAAAAA cttcagGGCAGCATGTTTGTGGACCGAGTTGACAGGAAAGATGACCACATCCTTGTGTATCTGTCAGAG GTTCGAAAGGATATACCTGTTGACTACGAACTGACCATCCAACAGGATTTGCCAGTCACCAACCTGAAGCCAGCAGGGGTCAAGGTGTATGACTACTACCAGACCA gTGACCAAGCTGAGGCTGAGTACTCCTCCCCTTGTGCAG GTCAGGGGACAGCAGAAGGAAGAGGTCATTAA